One Neodiprion pinetum isolate iyNeoPine1 chromosome 1, iyNeoPine1.2, whole genome shotgun sequence genomic window carries:
- the LOC124214236 gene encoding uncharacterized protein, with the protein MSTTLVAFVALVIMAQNVKSDVVRNNGNTTRAMNDAIAEVMEYAVNKVTSLNGRNKTFLKLKLEGIVQAEVGPLMYNYTICLEEILLRIENPRMHKDADLLASFAQSLNVNLAELLEELLGLVTSILDTIVKIFTGKMAYSKGAEEALDCKEEVIENMNHTLRVLPHPQASFLIAFCLSMPNSLLSYLPYLRKVGGCFRPGINPY; encoded by the exons ATGTCCACGACACTAGTGGCCTTCGTGGCCCTCGTAATCATGGCACAGAATGTGAAATCGGACGTGGTTAGGAACAATGGAAACACTACCAGAGCAATGAACGATGCTATCGCAGAGGTGATGGAGTACGCTGTCAATAAGGTAACGAGTCTCAACGGAAGGaacaaaacttttttgaaGCTAAAACTGGAAGGAATCGTCCAGGCAGAG GTTGGACCGCTCATGTACAATTACACCATTTGTTTGGAGGAAATATTATTGCGCATTGAGAATCCGAGGATGCATAAAGACGCGGATTTGCTTGCTTCGTTCGCACAGTCATTGAACGTAAACTTGGCTGAATTGTTGGAAGAGCTACTAGGACTAGTGACGAGCATTCTTGATACAATTGTGAAAATCTTTACCGGGAAGATGGCGTACTCCAAGGGTGCCGAGGAGGCCCTTGATTGCAAGGAAGAGGTGATCGAGAACATGAACCATACTTTGAGAGTACTCCCACACCCCCAGGCGAGTTTCTTGATCGCGTTCTGCCTGAGTATGCCAAACTCGCTTCTGAGTTACCTGCCCTATCTGA GGAAAGTTGGCGGCTGCTTTCGACCGGGTATAAATCCATATTAA